A genomic segment from Phragmites australis chromosome 6, lpPhrAust1.1, whole genome shotgun sequence encodes:
- the LOC133922258 gene encoding universal stress protein PHOS34-like, with product MGMGGGGATVSPRRVVVAVDESEESMHALSWCLSNVVSTTAEAVVAPPPAVVLVHACPTRPLYYPVIDGVGYVLTSEVMDSMDQYMASVADTVVTKARSICTAFPNVKVETCVEKGDPRDVICSAAEKVGADMLVMGTRGYGFLQRALLGSVSNHCVQKCKCPVVVVKRPDANREPA from the exons ATGGGGATGGGCGGAGGAGGTGCCACGGTCTCCCCGCGGCgcgtggtggtggcggtggacgAGAGCGAGGAGAGCATGCACGCGCTCTCCTGGTGCCTCTCCAACGTCGTCTCCACCACCGCTGAGGCCGTCGTAGCGCCCCCGCCCGCCGTGGTGCTCGTCCACGCCTGCCCGACGCGTCCGCTCTACTACCCCGTCATCGACGGCGTCG GGTACGTGCTGACGTCGGAGGTGATGGACAGCATGGACCAGTACATGGCATCTGTGGCTGACACCGTCGTCACCAAAGCCAGGAGCATCTGCACCGCGTTCCCCAAC GTGAAGGTGGAGACGTGCGTGGAAAAGGGCGACCCGCGCGACGTGATCTGCAGTGCCGCGGAGAAGGTCGGCGCAGACATGCTGGTGATGGGCACCCGCGGCTACGGCTTCCTGCAGAGGGCGCTGCTGGGGAGCGTCAGCAACCATTGTGTGCAAAAGTGCAAGTgccccgtcgtcgtcgtcaagAGGCCCGACGCCAACCGCGAACCTGCTTGA